The Intrasporangium calvum DSM 43043 sequence GCCTCAACCCCGAGAGCCTCGAGCGACACGAGCGTCTCGCCGGCCACCTCGGCGGCGGCCACTGACCCGCTGAGCCAGCCCAGCGGCATACGACCCATGCCGTATGCCGCTGGGCTCGGTCCCGCCACCAACACCAGCCCCAGCCCACGGACCTTTGGAGGACCGCACATGAGGATCTCGCGCCACCCGGCCCGGCACGTCCCGACCTTCCGAGGTGGGATCCGATGAGCCGCCGCGGGTCTCGCACCAAGAGGGCCACTGGCCTGCCGGGTCTCGCGCCGGGCGGGCTGCGAGTTGTGCCGCTGGGTGGTCTCGGCGAGATCGGCCGCAACATGACGGTCTTCGAGCACGCCGGGCGGCTGCTGATCGTCGACTGCGGCGTCCTTTTCCCGGAGGAGCACCAGCCCGGGGTGGACGTGATCCTCCCGGACTTCACCTGGATCCGCGACCGGCTCGACCAGGTCGACGCGATCCTGCTCACGCACGGCCACGAGGACCACATCGGCGGGGTGCCCTACCTGCTGCGTGAACGGCCTGACATCCCACTGGTCGGCTCCCGCCTCACCCTGGCCTTCATCGAGGCCAAGCTCAAGGAGCACCGGATCAAGCCGGTGACCGTCGAGGTCCGCGAGGACCACCGCCGGAAGTTCGGACCGTTCGACTGCGAGTTCATCGCGGTCAACCACTCCATCCCGGACGGCCTCGCGGTCGCGATTCGTACCGCCGCCGGGCTGGTCCTGCACACCGGCGACTTCAAGATGGACCAGTTCCCGCTCGACGGACGGGTCACCGACCTGCGGGCCTTCGCCCGGCTCGGGCAGGAGGGCGTCGACCTCTTCCTCGTCGACTCGACCAACGCCGAGGTCCCCGGCTTCACCATCTCCGAGGGCGAGCTGGCCCCCGCGATCGAGACCGTGTTCCGGACCACGCCCGGCCGGGTGATCGTCTCCAGCTTCGCCAGCCACGTCCATCGCATCCAGCAGGTCCTCGACGCCGCGCAACAGCACGGTCGCAAGGTCGCCTTCGTCGGACGGTCGATGGTCCGCAACATGGGCATTGCCAGCGAGCTCGGCTACCTCACCATCCCCGAGGGGCTCGTCGTCGACGACTTGAAGAAGCTCGAGCGCCTCCCGGCCAACCAGATCGCGATCGTCGCGACCGGTTCACAGGGCGAGCCGCTCGCCGCCCTCGCCCGGATGGCCAACCGCGACCATCCCGTCCGCGTCACCGAGGGCGACACCGTCCTCATGGCCAGCTCGCTCATCCCGGGCAACGAGAACGCCATCTACCGGGTCATCAACGAGCTCACCCGTTGGGGAGCCAACGTCGTGCACAAGGGCAACGCCAAGGTCCACGTGTCCGGGCACGCCAGCGCCGGCGAGCTCGCCTACTGCTACAACATCATCCGGCCCACCAACGTCCTCCCTGTCCACGGCGAGTGGCGCCACCTGCGAGCCAACGCCGACATCGCCGTGCGTACCGGCGTCGATCCCAAGAGCGTCCTCATCGCCCAGGACGGGTCCGTCATCGACCTCGTCGACGGCCGCGCCGCCATCACCGGGACCGTGCCCGCCGGGATGGTGTACGTCGACGGGATGACCGTCGGCGGGGCGACCGAGGCGCACCTGCACGTCCGTCGCACGCTCGCCGAGGAAGGCGTCCTGACCATCATCTGCATCGTCGACCCCGCCACCGGCGAGCTCACCGAGGACCCCGATTACCTCGCCCACGGCTTCGAGCGAGACGCCATGGACTTCGACGACGCCACCCCGGCCATCCAGAAGGCCCTGACCAAGGCCTCCCGCGACGGTATCGAGGACATCGAGCAGATCGAGGAGCTCGTGCGCGCCGCCGCATCGGGTTGGGCCCACCGCAAGCATCGCCGCAGCCCGCTCATCATCCCGGTCATCATCGACGCCTGACTCGTTCCGGACGCATGCCAGAAGGTTGCGCCACAGAAGGATCCGCCACAGCGGGGCCGGCAGGACGGGAGGACCGTGTCTCCGACAACCCCGTGCCCAACCCCCGGCGAGACCAATGCAGTCACGGAGCCCCCGACCGCCGCCGACATCATGGGTGGGAGCGCCATCGAGCGACGCCGCTGAGAGGCACCTCCCCCGGCCTGGATGAGCAGCCCGCCCGGCTCGACGCGCGTCCGCTGCGCTCGGTCGTCGCCACGGGGACTGTCCGCTGAAACGGTGTTTCTGGCCGACACGCGTCTGGGGCTGGCCGTGCGGCGGCGAGAGTCGTCGGGGGCGCCAGACTGGTGATCGCATGCGTCCACCGTGTTCAAGACACTGCCGCGCGGCGTCGTGGTTGCCGCAATGACCTCGGCGGCCGCCACTGTCCTGTGGAGGTGGCGCCCGGGGTTGCCCCGGTGCCCTTGCGGAGGCGCCGGGCCGGCCGGATCGGGTTGGCTGAACCGGCTGACAGGTTGTGTCAGGTTCCGTTCAGGCGGTCCCCTGCATGGTGAGGGGGTCAGAGTGACACCAACGGAAGGACTTCCCATGCGGATCAAGAAGATCGCCATCGGCGGCGCGGCAGCGGCGGCTCTCGGCATCACGGCGATGCTCGGGTCGGGTGCCGCGTTCGCGGCGAGCCCGTCGCCGGTGGCTCCGGCTGCCACCTCGAGCAGCGTCCAGCAGGGCCAGCGAAGCGCCACCGACACCGGCGCCAGTGAGGTCTCGGGTGCGGAAGCCCCCGAGACCGCCGGCACCGAGTCGGGGACCTCGGACGGTCCGGGCGGCCACGAGGACCCGGCGGGCAACGTCGACCACCAGTTCGACGGGCAGGAGTAACCAACCCTGCGGGGGGACGGCCCTTCGGGCCGTCCCCCGTGCACGCGTAGGGTGGCGGTGCGTGCACTCCTGTGGGCTGGCCGGAGGTGACGGTGCGGGTTCTTGTCGTGGAGGATGAGCGGCCGCTGGCTGCTGCGCTGCGCCGGAGTCTGGAGTCCGAGGGTTTCAGCGTCGTGGTGGCTTTGAACGGTGTCGACGGCGACTGGCAGGCGCAGGAGCAGACGTTCGATGTGATCGTCCTGGATGTGATGCTGCCCGGCATGTCGGGTTACGACATCTGCCGCAACGTGCGCGCGCGCGACGACTCGACGCCCATCGTGTTCTTGACCGCGAAGGACGGGGAGTACGACGAGGCCGACGCGCTGGACATCGGAGGCGATGACTTCATCTCCAAGCCGTTCTCCCCGGTCGTTCTCGCGGCGCGGCTGCGGGCACTGCTGCGGCGCGCCGGCGAGGGGCCAGAGCCTTCCGTGGTGGTGGGCTCGTTGCGGTTGGAGCCTGCCAAGCAGCGGGCCTGGCTGGGCGCCGACGAGCTGCGGCTGACCGCACGGGAGATGGCGCTGGTGCGCTACCTGGCCCATCGGGTTGATCACGTGGTCAGCAAGACCGAGATCCTTGAGCATGTCTGGGACCAGGCCTTCGAGGGCGACGCGAACGTCGTCGAGGTGTACATCGGGCGGCTGCGTCGCAAGCTGGCAACTCAGCCGGACGTGGCGATCGAGACGGTCCGCGGCCTGGGGTACCGCTTGAGCGGACGAGGCGCATGAGAGCTCCTCCTCCGGGGGTCCGCACCTCGACGACGCTGTATGCGACGGCGGCGGTGGCTCTCGTGCTCGCCCTGGCCGGGCTCGTCCTGCTGGCGTTGCTGCGCACGACCCTGACGGATGGGATCGACGCGTCCGTGCGCGCCCGCGCTGACGAGGTCGCCGCGCTCGTGCGGGCTGGGTCGTTGGTGTCGGTGGTGCCGGCGGCAACGGACGAGGGCAGCATCGTCCAGGTCCTCGACGGCGCGGGTGCGGTGCTCGCGGCGACGGCGAACATCGAGGGAGAGGCGGCGCTGCTGGCACCGGGGGCCGGCGCAGGAATCCATACCGAGGTTGCGTTGCCCACGGCCGCCGGCGCGGGGTTCCGGGTCCTGACCCTGCAGGTGGGGCCGGACACGATCATCGTGGCCCAGTCGCTCGGTCCAGTGGACCGGGCGGTTGCCAGCGCTGGACGACTGCTGCTCGAGGTATTCCCGGTGGTCCTGGTGCTGGCGGCCTTGATCACCTGGGTGGGTGTGGGTCGGGCCCTGGCGCCCTTGGAGCAGATCAGACGCAAGACGGCGACCATCGGCGCCGGGGAGGTCACCGCACAGGTGCCGCTTCCGCGGACCCGGGACGAGGTGCACCGCCTTGCCCAGACGATGAATGCCATGCTCGCACGCGTCGGGGAGGCGAGCGCACGGCAACGCCGGTTTGTCGCCGACGCCTCCCACGAGCTGCGCAGCCCACTGGCGACCATGCAGGCCGTGCTCGAGATCGCCCAGCGGCGCGGCGAGCTTGCCGCGTGGACCGTGGCCGGGGCCGAGCTGAAGGCCGAGCAGGTGCGCATGCGGCACCTGGTGGAGGACCTGCTGCTGCTGGCACGGCTGGACGGCAGGGCGCCCGAGGTGCGTGATGAGCTCGACCTCGACGACCTGGTGCACGAGGCGGCCGACGCGTTGCGCCGCGCAGGCACGGTTGAGGTCGTCGTCGAGCCGTTGCCAGCCTTGCGGGTACGAGGTGATCGCGCCCAGCTCGCCCGTGTTCTGCAGAACCTGACCGACAACGCTCAACGGCACGCTGCCGGCACCGTCCACCTTGCGCTGCGGCGCCGCGGTGACCGAGCCGTGGTCCAGGTCCGAGACGACGGGCCCGGGGTCGCCCCGGCAGACCGCGAAGTGATCTTCGAGCGTTTCACCCGGCTCGACGAGGCACGGGCGCGCGACCGAGGCGGTAGCGGACTGGGGTTGGCCATCAGCCGGGAGATCGCCGCTGCGCACGCCGGCTCGCTGCAGCTGCTCGACGCTGACACCGCAGCCGGCGCGGTGTTCCAGCTGGACCTGCCCCTGTGGAACGGATGAGGTCTGGCGACGCACGGTTGACGGGGCAGGTGCGCCGGTCGGCGGCGGCCTCGGGACTCAAACTGGCCCGCCTGGTTGCCCTTCGACC is a genomic window containing:
- a CDS encoding ribonuclease J, with the protein product MSRRGSRTKRATGLPGLAPGGLRVVPLGGLGEIGRNMTVFEHAGRLLIVDCGVLFPEEHQPGVDVILPDFTWIRDRLDQVDAILLTHGHEDHIGGVPYLLRERPDIPLVGSRLTLAFIEAKLKEHRIKPVTVEVREDHRRKFGPFDCEFIAVNHSIPDGLAVAIRTAAGLVLHTGDFKMDQFPLDGRVTDLRAFARLGQEGVDLFLVDSTNAEVPGFTISEGELAPAIETVFRTTPGRVIVSSFASHVHRIQQVLDAAQQHGRKVAFVGRSMVRNMGIASELGYLTIPEGLVVDDLKKLERLPANQIAIVATGSQGEPLAALARMANRDHPVRVTEGDTVLMASSLIPGNENAIYRVINELTRWGANVVHKGNAKVHVSGHASAGELAYCYNIIRPTNVLPVHGEWRHLRANADIAVRTGVDPKSVLIAQDGSVIDLVDGRAAITGTVPAGMVYVDGMTVGGATEAHLHVRRTLAEEGVLTIICIVDPATGELTEDPDYLAHGFERDAMDFDDATPAIQKALTKASRDGIEDIEQIEELVRAAASGWAHRKHRRSPLIIPVIIDA
- a CDS encoding sensor histidine kinase, with translation MRAPPPGVRTSTTLYATAAVALVLALAGLVLLALLRTTLTDGIDASVRARADEVAALVRAGSLVSVVPAATDEGSIVQVLDGAGAVLAATANIEGEAALLAPGAGAGIHTEVALPTAAGAGFRVLTLQVGPDTIIVAQSLGPVDRAVASAGRLLLEVFPVVLVLAALITWVGVGRALAPLEQIRRKTATIGAGEVTAQVPLPRTRDEVHRLAQTMNAMLARVGEASARQRRFVADASHELRSPLATMQAVLEIAQRRGELAAWTVAGAELKAEQVRMRHLVEDLLLLARLDGRAPEVRDELDLDDLVHEAADALRRAGTVEVVVEPLPALRVRGDRAQLARVLQNLTDNAQRHAAGTVHLALRRRGDRAVVQVRDDGPGVAPADREVIFERFTRLDEARARDRGGSGLGLAISREIAAAHAGSLQLLDADTAAGAVFQLDLPLWNG
- a CDS encoding response regulator transcription factor; this encodes MRVLVVEDERPLAAALRRSLESEGFSVVVALNGVDGDWQAQEQTFDVIVLDVMLPGMSGYDICRNVRARDDSTPIVFLTAKDGEYDEADALDIGGDDFISKPFSPVVLAARLRALLRRAGEGPEPSVVVGSLRLEPAKQRAWLGADELRLTAREMALVRYLAHRVDHVVSKTEILEHVWDQAFEGDANVVEVYIGRLRRKLATQPDVAIETVRGLGYRLSGRGA